In Aureibaculum algae, the following are encoded in one genomic region:
- a CDS encoding 4-hydroxyproline epimerase: protein MSKYIFKCIDAHTCGNPVRVIAEGGPTLKGSNMSEKRQHFLEEYDWIRKGLMFEPRGHDMMSGSLLFQPHNSENDFAILFIETSGCLPMCGHGTIGTITIAIEEGLVKPKNPGKIRMEAPAGLIEIEYQQTNNKVDWVKLNNVKSYLAAENLKIDCPELGEITFDVAYGGNYYAIVDSQKNFSGVHDFTASKIIQFSQVVRERINQKYSNMFIHPENDAIRDVTHMLWTGNPIDQLSSGRNAVFYGNKAIDRSPCGTGTSARMAQLHAKGKLKIGENFVNESFIGSKFIGRIVKETNLANGIKAIVPSIQGWARIYGYNTINIDEDDPYAFGFQVI, encoded by the coding sequence ATGAGTAAGTATATATTCAAATGCATTGATGCTCATACTTGTGGTAATCCTGTTCGGGTAATTGCCGAAGGTGGTCCAACTTTAAAGGGTAGCAATATGAGTGAAAAACGTCAGCACTTTCTAGAGGAATATGATTGGATTAGAAAAGGCTTAATGTTTGAGCCACGTGGTCATGATATGATGAGTGGTAGTCTTTTATTTCAACCTCATAATTCTGAAAATGATTTTGCCATTCTTTTTATTGAAACTTCTGGTTGCTTGCCAATGTGTGGACATGGTACTATTGGAACAATAACCATTGCTATTGAGGAGGGATTAGTAAAGCCAAAAAATCCTGGAAAAATAAGAATGGAAGCTCCAGCAGGTTTGATTGAAATTGAATATCAACAAACCAATAATAAAGTAGATTGGGTGAAATTAAATAATGTGAAAAGTTATTTAGCAGCTGAAAATTTAAAGATTGATTGTCCCGAATTAGGCGAAATCACTTTTGATGTAGCTTATGGCGGTAATTATTACGCCATTGTAGATTCACAAAAAAACTTTTCTGGCGTGCACGATTTTACAGCAAGTAAAATTATTCAATTTTCACAAGTTGTAAGAGAAAGAATTAATCAGAAATATTCCAATATGTTTATTCATCCAGAAAATGATGCCATTAGAGATGTAACACATATGTTATGGACGGGCAATCCAATAGACCAATTGTCTTCTGGTAGGAATGCTGTTTTTTATGGAAATAAAGCCATTGATAGAAGTCCTTGTGGTACAGGAACATCCGCAAGGATGGCACAATTACATGCAAAGGGTAAGTTAAAAATTGGGGAAAATTTTGTTAATGAAAGTTTTATCGGAAGTAAATTTATTGGACGTATTGTAAAAGAAACTAACTTAGCTAATGGTATTAAGGCAATAGTGCCAAGTATCCAAGGTTGGGCAAGAATTTATGGGTATAATACCATTAATATTGATGAGGATGATCCTTATGCGTTTGGGTTTCAAGTAATTTAA